DNA sequence from the Neospora caninum Liverpool complete genome, chromosome VIIa genome:
CTTGAACCGCTACCTGCTGTTCAAAATAATGTCGGGGATGGATAGGCTCTGACAGGCGCGTTGCTGTGTCGTTTACCGCCCGCTCCCAGTACTGACTCGAGAGGCGTATCAGACGATGGCCATGAGGAAGCACAAAGAAATGTTTGAAAAGCAGTAAGAAGATATGCATTCTCTGCCAGTGGCCAGACGCTCCTTCCGTCCCCAAGTCAATAGGGATTTACTTGACCTACTTTCCTGTTGAATGGCGCACCTTCCTGTCCCAACTTCGGCAGTCCGTTACGATGTGCACACACAGCATCCACTGCTGTGCGTGCTGAGCAAATGATACACACTTAGGAAAACGTCTGGTGGATATGTGGCTTTCAGCGTCCATTTCCTGCAGAGCCTAACCTTCCTCAGAGGATGCGCTGACACGGACATCAAGGCCCTCGCGGAGAAGCTCAAGGAACACAGCTACCCAGGCCCTCATGTGAGCGTATCCCTTatcagagaaaaggagataTCGTGGGGATGAATCAACGCACTACTTGTTGTAGAAAGCAAACTCACCTAAAGGACAGTTCTAGATGTACACACAAGTATGCATGTACAGTTTTTTGCACGTTAAAGTGCGTGCAACTGCCAGCGTTGTAGGTAATCTTCCAATGTTCTAGGACCTGCGAGTGCATGCCATTCTACGAGGCTGTATCTTGTTTGATTCGTCTCTCCAACAGTGGCGCTAGCCACCTCGATATACACTGAGAACCTCACCTCGAAAGTTTATGGGGGATTTGTGGCGGAATagttctctttccccttttccagATTATTCTGAGACAAGGCGAGGAGGCTAGTCAAGTCATCCTGGTCGAGTCAGGAACTGTTCTTGCCCTGCGATCAATGAAAGTGGACGCGAATCTGAACCTCGTCccaaagaaacgcgaaaaacgtTCGTcacgtctgtctctcctgaaTGCCGCCGGTAAGGCGGGTGCCAACGGCAACGGGCCGCAGGAGGCCGGGACAGAAGGAATGCCTCTGCCTTTCAAAGTGGAACTTTATGAAAGCTCTAAACGTCCTCAGGCATCCCCCGCTGGGATTTCTATCGATCAGCAAGTGAGGAATTACTGTTCACATGCTCCTGGGGTTTTGACAGTCAAGATAACGTAGCACAGGTTTCAGGTGATTGCAGGAAGACTCCTAGAGTCACAAACCAACCAGCAGGAGAAATACACCAATGCATACCTCGAGCGGCTCGTCACTGCTGCTACGTACTCCTGCGAAGCGTCCACAGAGAGCGAATCTCCGTCACACAACATACCACTGCTGGAAATTGCTCTCTCACCCTTCCACTGGCGTCGAgatttctccgttttcccgacggcagttctctgtctctctctcgctcactTTCGTTCAGTGCTGGTGTTCCAAATCTGCATGCGGTTATTGCATACAGGACGCAACTGCAGGGAAACATGTACTGGTAGAGGACGACGTTGTCGCCAAGAGCGCCGAGACCTCTCCGAGCGCCGAAACGGGGAAAATGGGCGGTGACGGAAAACCAAAGAAAAGATCTGGCAATAAGACCCTCGTGCTTCAAGTCGCAAATCTGAACCGAAGGTCGATCTATGGGGCTCGAGAGGTGAAGCGGAACTGACTGTATTTCCGAAGCGATGTCTGTCACTTCTCCTGAATTATGTGCGACATCTCAAGTACATTGCAGATGACGACCGTGAGGCGATGCCATTTCACAATGAAGAAGCTGTGTTCGAAGCTACACAAACGTGCATCTGTACTCCAACCGCAGCCATAGCCAGGGGTGTTAGTACCTGATCAACTATCAATTTTAAAGAATATCAGCCTCTCGTGAATTACTCAGGCGGCTTGTCCCGCTGTCCACATTAAACAGAGCAGGCAAAAAggccgtctctcgccagTCCTGGTCATTGCTGTTTCTTGCTTACATGGTAGATcctcgacggcgagaaaaatgCAATCGTTGCAGAACGTGGGAATGTTTATGGCGTGACCCTCGTTGCCTTCCCTGCAGCGCAGGTAAGCACACACTTGCGAACAGGCTCGTGCTCCCACAAGCCAGACGATCTCAGTTCGCCTGTTCCTACGTATTATGTAACAGTGAGCATTCATTTTGAGCTTTTTCCCAACAGAAGTCCTTCCTGGCTGAATTGCTTGCTAATACATGAGAGACATTCGGCTTTACTCCCGCGTAGTCGGTGCTTTCGTGCGGAGCGGTTATGCACAGCCAAAACCCATTTGTTCCAGATGAGAATTCAGCCATGCCAGCTGCCTGTCGGGGTAGACATGTCACTGAGTCAATTGAAACTGCCTGCCACAACATCGTTCCGATGCTGCAGGTGTTCAGCATCGACAAAAGACAGTTTTTGAAGGTGCGTTCATTCTCCAACGCGGTCGTGTGGCTACAGGGGGAGGTGCGGGCAGGCGTTACCGGTGTTGGCCGAATTGGAGTCGCGTTTGCTTATCGATTTTCTGAGGCAGGCCAACCAGACGGCCTGCATTCGCGTCCCGTGCCGTtcgacaggagacaaaaacgacaCGCCAAAATTCACGCGGTCTCGTTACCACGGCGAACAAACTAAAGGAATGATGTCAAGTCCTTGGTGCTGCTCCTGTGCTCACATGCAGGGTGCGTCGTTGCTATTCGTGCTCCGTGCACAGCTTAGCTTCAGCAACTCGTGTTGGCAATGCGGAATCTGCTGTGTGCACTACTGTCCGTTTAGAGCCTGACCGACGAAATGAAGAGGTCTATCGACTTAGCGAGTGGACCTCTTCCAGAAGACAGCGAACTCCTGCATCAGTATCTGCAAGCAGTAAAATGGGATGCTTACAAGCGACAACTTGCTGATGAAGTCCGCCTGCGGTTTAAGTAGGTTACCGGGGATACCGTTATCGGGGGTCTCGACAGAAGCTGTATGTCTTGTTCAGCACTCTTTTCTGTACCACTCGAACGAAAAAAGATTCAATCAGCGCCATGCTCAACGCGTGGAAGAGTTTATGTTGACGTCGCTGCATTTTGGTCGATAGACAAAACGTTTACATGCCCAATTCCGTTTAGTACGCGTGTACCTCATTTTACCCAAGTGGCCCTACCAGCGCACGTTCTTGTTGTCAATTTGAATGAGTTAACTTCACGGCAAAGCGGGCACAACATCGCATACCGGCCGCTGACCACGGGACATCGCTGGACGCCACAGGAAGGGACTTACGGTCGTTCAACCCCAAAACGTGGTAGTTTCTCAACAGATGCCGCCGATAATTGGCGGAGAGAAATCAGTGTCGTTCACTGCTAATGGAGGCGTTACCTATAGCGAACGAATTTTCCCCGGAAATTGCTTCTTTCATCGTGCAAAGACGACATACACTTGGCCTCTCTCATGTGCTGGATGCATATAGATTCGTCAAGGATAAGACACTGAAGGGCATACGAGACTGgtcgtttcctcctccgGTGAGGCTGAACATGGGTCCGCGTCACCATACGATATTCAGAAGCAGCACCACTGTGACGCACGACCTGTGGCGAATTTCTTAACATCTATAGACGTGTCGCTTCAACTTGCGATGTTACCCTAGCCTTCCTGTTTAGCCTTCGAGTAACTACAAGTCCCAACGTGATCTCTATTGAGTCGCAGTTGGACAGACAGTCAACTGCATATGCGAGCAACAAGATACTGGCAACTATATCCTCGTGGGAAAAGGGCGTATCAAAACGAATAACTCGGCGATTCCGTATACTCTCACAGTATTTGCATACTGCTGAGAGCATCGGATACAGTTATGGACCTCGTTGCTTCACGATTGTCCACTTTTAGCCGCCGAAATACACATACGAAGACGCTCTGGCCGCGCTCAATATAAACCTTGGACCACGCCACCACATCGCGTGGATCAAAGATGCCCCCCCCTctgacgacgaggacgcagcaAAACCAGCACGAACAGATAACTCAGTTGCATCGGCACTAAAAGAGGTAAGAACCCCCCCTTTCTTTGTCTGTAGAACATCGGGGATGTCAACGCGCTTTGTGAGACGCTTTGGAGGCCAGAGTGTAGTTGCAGTGTTGGGGTGAGACACATTTTCAAAGCAGAAAAGCCACTGAAGTTTCGGTGAACCAGGATCGCATCGTATCAGATGTTCGTTGTTGCTTTGCAGTTTCTTGGTGGGAAACGTTTACAAGATTTATAGACAACGCGTTCATTATTCATTTAGGCTTGAAGTtgtttctgtcctctctgcgtAACACATGAGTGCAGTTACGCGATCTGCTCGAATAGTCGCGACGGTTCGACTTTTGTACTGGACCCACAACCCCCGGCCTACTCCGTGCTTCCAAGCAAGGCCTCGATTCAACGGCTTTGTAACGCTTTCGCTCAGTCTCCCTTCCCGGGATACCGTGTTTCTACCCGTCCCGCTCCCTTTTCATGCATGCGCTCTTGAAAACCAAATCTGCGAAAGTGTCTCGGGGGATGTAAATTCACTGCCACGCGCGGCGAACATCTCTGGTTCAGTGTGACATATCAGGATTTTCTCTACAGAATAATTCTTCATGTTTGCCCCGAAGTTTCGCCATGCGCTCAACGCAGCATCGTTAAGGCTTTTAtggaaaaacgaaggaggcATATTGCCACTTTTCCGTGGCTGCGGGAATCTTGGCGGCACCCCAAAATTCCGTCGTTGGATGTTACTACTGTTTGTACCTGGGATTCTGTTGATTAGTAACGTTTCTGTCCTGACACTGTGATAACGATTCTCACTTGCACGGAAGACCGAAACGGTTCTGCAACAACACGCTACCAAAGGCTTTGTTTTGAAACATCAATTGTCCACGAACAAATAGTAGGGGGAACGAAAACACATACGATGATGTTAGTCACAAAGAACAGTTACTTCGATAAATGCACGAGAACACATGCATTCGCACATGCATGTTCTATCGATTTTGAATTTTCAATATTCCCGTAATTTTACTGGAAATAGACTTTACGTGCACTCGGCGATATAGCGACACTACACATAATGTCGCTGTTGCACTGCAGGCAACTAGGCCATACTCCCTTCATTGGTCAAGGCTCTCTTTGCCCTACAGGAACGAACAGCTGTGACGGCAAATGGCACGGAAAGTACAGCCAGGCTTTGTGCTCAGCTTCTACATATAACTTGCCCATGCTGACACACTTCCTCCAGCAACCGTGTAAACGATAGGATCTTGACTTGACCAGTTCCGCATACAATCCTTGCCATTTGTGAGTGAACACTGACATCGGCACCCTTGGAGACAGCAATGGTACCGAAACGAGGTCGGGCACGTATCGGTGAATTCTAACTCGAAAAAGAAGGGCTTCAGTTTCCATTCTTGAATTAgccttgcctttttctgcacCCTACACCTCCAGCTGACGGCTGGTTGCCTGGGAAGCGGGCGTAGCCCATTATAACTTACCGGACCGGCGTAATACGGTCGATTCGAATGCACGGGCAGACTTCACGCACCGCTACACTGAATCCTTAACCATAACGGTGTTAGGGAAACGTTTGCCATTTCTTTGATAACCGTTCCCACTGGTGAGGCACCCGACACAGCATCTCCCATACATGCaacgaaaagcgagacggcagCATGTCGCGTTCACCGTACACTCCGGCAGATTTTTGAGCTTTTTGCTCACTTCGTGCTGTATTCCCGCGGTTCTGTGACGTTGTATTTGTAGTACGGCATGCTTTGTCTTTACGGGAGCCGGTTTTGTCTGTTTCATGCTTTCTGCCCACTCGAACTACAAGACGCATGAGCTCCTGAGGCTGAGATGTGAACACTAGGGTACTCAATTTTTTCACCATAGAGTGCCGTTGGTCCTATGTGTCAGACCCGAGACCCCTCGGTACGATTGTGTTCGTTTGACTTATTAGCTCAGCGCTCTGTGTCAAATCTGACAAAAACTATTTATGTTCATCGTTTGATATACGCCCCGTAGTACCGGTCATGTGGCTAGTGATAGCCGCTCAGAGCTCCCCAAAATCGGAAAGGATCATTCGCCGAGATGCGCCATACGGTTGGGGGAGGGTGAGAAACACTAGAACGAACAGATAAGCAAAAAGGAAAGCTTTTTATCTTGGCATTACCATTTCAACCTTCAAAACGTCTCCATTTCCTCCCTTTTGCGATGGTGTACCGCACTCTAGCGCAACGCCTGGATTTTTGTCAAGCAAGTAACGGTGTTCGGCTTAGGCACAGTGCCCCGATCCATGTCCGTGGCTCGTCTAGTAGCCTACGGGAGCGAAAAGAACTTCATTCGAATGCGCCGTTAGTGACCGACCAACAGCGTCATAATAGCAGGACACTGCGACTGACGCTGGAGACAGATGGGCCCCGCGATCATTTCGTTGATCAGAAAGCAGTTAGGATTCCGACTGGTTCCTCCCTGGTTACGCCTGTACATCCAAGAAAGGCAAACGGATTGATGGGTCAGGTACAAAATGGGGGGCAACACAGTTCGTGCTGGTTCCACAGATCAAGGGTTCTGCAATATGCCCGCTGTCTCAGTGCCACTTCGTCACTGCTCCGTGCGACTGGACCCGCGCAGACGCCAGCAGCAATCTACGGCATAAAGCAGGGAGTGGCAATCCCGCAAGTGCGGATTGTGGAGGTGTCTCCCCGTGATGGCCTTCAGAATGAAGAGGAGATTCTCTCGCTCGATGATAAGATCGCTTACATCAATATGCTTGAAAGTGCGCACGCGATTGCAGAGTTGCAGGGAATCTTTTCTATCGTTCGCATATATAACTGTGTGTAATTGCATACGCTttttcatatatatatgtatatatatatatgtgtgaaGGTGTCTATAGAAATGTGTATGCTGTTGTATTGACGATGTCCACACACATAAACACAAACCTGTGTCGATAAATGCATCTCTGTGATCTGCCCACATGATGTGTAGATATATTTATTTCACGGGGTAAGCTGGCGGTGTAGTTATTGTTTGCTTCCTTACGTTGCGGAGAGTGTCCGTTGCTGTCGCAGTTGCAGAAAGTTTTGCTGCCATTTAAAATACAGCTGTATAGGCCATTTCGTTCACTGGGGTCGGCCGATTTCGTGCGAACACTTCCAGCCATTGATAAATGGTGAAATTCGACAAGATAACCCGGGTGACAAAAGTGTGTCGTGCTTGCTGGACTCCCCTAGTTTATTCTTCAACAGTGTCCGTATGCTTTCTACAAAATATACTCTCGACACTCAATTCACATGTATGCGCAATGCGGTGGTTTATTCAGAAAGGGCCGAATGTAAGATTCCCCACCTTCCGCATGTGGTGGGATTGTGAACAATTTTTCACGTATGGAAACTGTCGGTAAATGATTTCTCTGCATGTTATCTTCAGCTGCGGGCCTCTCAACAATCGAAATTGCTTCCTTTGTCAACCCGGCGAAAGTGCCGCAAATGGCTGACGCAGCAGCACTCACACGCCACTTCTGTCCTAGAAATACACATATGGGCAGCCTTAGTCCGAGATTCCAGGTGAGATTAATTTTTCTAAATCACATGAGAACGAGCATGTACCTCCATGCCACTCGTACTGCTGTTCATGAGTCATATCCAGTGCACACAGTCTCTGAAAAAAAGCAAGCACACGGCATGTTAACGTCCAGTGTTGCGATGATTCTGTGCCCTCTGCGCGTGGAAAGCGTAGTTCAATCTTGAGTGCACATCTGCCTTGACTGCTCAACATGATTGCCACAGCATCTTCGACACTCTAGAGAGGGATCTTCCACTAGTTGAATACCTTTTGCTCTCTACAAAAGATGTCTCTTTAGTTGCCACTTGTAGGTACCATACAATGATATATATCTCTTGGACAGAATTTTGCACGCGATCGCTAACGCAAAAGGGCCCCTGTTCACAGTCGTGTCGAACCCCTGCACAAATACCTTTCGTCATACTCTTGCTTCTATTTTTGAGAGCGTTGCAAAGATACTCTTCTCTTAACATTGCAAGTATCGGTTATCGTGCATGATCTCTCCCTTCACAACCTCGCTTACGTGTATTCCGATACATATTCCTTTTCTTCGGAACCATGCTTTTACAAATTATCCAACAAATCAGCATCTCTCCACAGGAGCACACGCGTGTACCGCACAGGAAGATTTCGGACGTTCTGTGCATATGGTGTACAAAGTGTTGCCCGACCTTCCGTTTTGCGACCATCTCTTCCTTGGCAGGTTCTAGTCGCCAACATGCGAGGTTTTGAGGAAGCAGCAGAAGCTGGTGCACAGGAGATTTCGGTCTTCACTGCCACAACCGACGCTTTTTGCAAAGCAAACATCAACACTACAGTGGTAAAAGTGGTTCGAGAACAGTGCGCCTACTAGCGAGCAGCGTATATtattttctttttcttttgaaTACGACTGGAAGGAAGCATTGAGCTGCCTCTTCTACGGTCAGATCATTCCCTTTTCCATTGCATTCGGTGGTGGAGGAGTTATTTGGTTGTGGTCCTTTATAGCGAGAGGTTGACTGCAGCAAATGACACGCAGCCTACCTGAACCATCTACACGATAGCAGAGGATTCAGAGACGTTTGGGTTCAATGGAAAACTCATTTGTCACATATGCAGGCTTTTGTGAAAAACAAATACTCAACGGTGTTGCGTCCTGTGGGTTTCCTTCAGTCGGAGAGCTTGAAGAAGTTCAGCGTCATTGCACGGGAGGCAGCGGATCGTGGTATCAAGACTAGAGGGTGCGTCGTTTCGCGGAAACGCCAGCCACTGTTTGAAAAAATCCCTCTGATGTGTCCTGTGCCCCTCGTCTGTATTCACTGAATCACGTGCACCCTGACAAACGTTTGCGTCTCGTTGGGGACTTTTCCCCATCTTCCTCTACAGCCAAGATGTGAATGCGTGATTTTCAGATACGTCTCGTGCATTTTCGAATGCCCGTACCAAGGCACGGTTGCTCCGACGACAGTCGTCCAAGTGGCTCGGCACTTGCTTGACATGGGATGCTACGAAGTCAGCCTGGGTGAGGCACTCTAGACTAGAAGCGGTGGCGTTTCCTGTGGATCACCTACAGAGGGTGATGCTGGTCGCTGAAGGAGGCGCATTTCCCCAACTGTCAAGATTCTTTGTGACGCTCTACAGAAACGAATGGCTGTGTCGAtgaaacagaggaaacatCTGCGCACTGTTAGGATTCTGGTCAATAGTGCATTGCCCAGAACCTTGACTCAGTTTTGGAATTTCTTGTTCATGGATATGTGGTTTACGACAGGCGATACGCTCGGCGCCGGCACAGCTGGACAGACTCTACGCCTCATGGAGGAGCTGCACCGGGACAACTTTCCGATGGAGTGCGTTCTCCTAGAGACTATTTTAACGCTTTTATGTTTACCGCAAGAAGTCTTTATTCGTCGGAAACTGCGTGATTCCACACTGAGCCGGATAGGTGTATCAACGTGGCACTGATGTCATAGTTTGGGAAACGGCCCACCTTAGAGTGCACGCTCCGCGGACAACGGGCACGGAAAACGCCGTAGGTTTTGAAAGAGGCTGATTTCCACTTCAGACGGTCGGCACCATCTACTATCTGGAGGAATTCGAGTTATGCTTCGTGTACAATATCATCGTACGCATCAGTAGATGTGTGTATCTGGACAAATTTGCTCTTGGCTCAGGGCTGTAGCGATGCATCTTCACGACACATACGGGCAAGCACTGGCGAACATCCTCCTGTCGGTTGTCCATGGAGGAGTTCGAGTTGTTGATACTGCAGTGGCTGGCCTGGGAGGCTGCCCATTTGCCTCGACACCTCTTCCCACTTCTGCACGGTGGCCAGACGCCGGAGCAGCCacagccgctgcagctgcagccgctgcagccaAGAGGCTGATGATGGATGCAAAACGAGCGAGGAGCAAGGATGGAACCGGAGAAGCCTCTAGGACCGATGATACGTCCAATGCCGTAGCTCGCGTCACTGGAATCACCGAAGATGCTTGTCGTCTATCATGGTCTCGACAAGCGCAAGCTATATATCCCCGAGTAGCACCGGGGAACGTCTCCACCGAAGACGTTGTGTATATGCTGGAAAAGTCAGGTGTAAAAACCGGTGAGATCCCCTGTGTTCGACGTTCAGACACTGGCGGATGAACTGAGTCTATAGGATAGGCAGTTGCCGTTCACTGTTGATTTTGCCGTATCCAGATGCCAACGATCCAGAGACAGTCATATTAAGATACCACCAACGCAAGTTCGTTAATCCCGTGTTCACTACCCCAATCAACCTGGCAATTCAATACACAAACTCAAGCAAATATTTACATCCGGAAACATGAGCCCCTCTAAGTACAGATGTAGCAGCCAACCACTTCCATCTGGCTCTCACCGTGGTGATCTTTATACAGTTCCCACAATTCTGGAGTTCCTGTGAGAACCGTGAGATGATCGGTGCCGAGGAAGAGTCTTCTCCAGTATGCTGGCCGTTGGGTGAATACTGTGTCTCTCAGGTGTACGGCTAGAAGCGTTAATGGACGCAAGCGCTTTCATCTGCAGTCGCTTGAATCGGAGCAGCAATTCGAAGGCAGCAGCGGCGCTGAGCGCCAAGAGGGAACGAGACAGGATGAAACGCTAGTTCGTCATTTGCGAAGATTAATTGTAGAATGTGAAAAATTCCATGCGGGTAGCTGCCGTGAAGTGGCAACTCTTGGTTTTGATATGCTTGTTCCTTCATATGGCTACACTTGTGCAACCGCGTCTGATTACAacctacatacatatgttGACGCCGTAAGATGATCCGTTAGTTTACATAACCGCCAGTTCCGTATTTGCCGATCATCGTTAGCACGCCACGACATCGGACCCCTGGTTGTTAACCAGGACCCTCATTTGTAGCCTAAGTTTAGCGCCCGGTAGGCAGGCAATTTGTCGCTGTCTGGAGTGCCGTTTCTGCTCATTTTTGTTTCCTTCGGTCCTGTCGTCTGCATGGCTGTTCCTCAAACGTGGTGAGCTTTAGAACAGACTGCTGTCGAGGACAATATTCAAAACCCTGATGATAATGAGATATCGTATGTTGATGCCGGTGGGCGTCGCACTGGCTACATTATGTTTCCGGCTCGTCCaatccttttttctgctgcgtATCACGGATTTGCATCGCCTAGCCCTACGATTGATGAAACCCGAACCTCTAACAGATAACAGGACGAGCGGACAATTTTTTCTCGAGTGCTCTGCCGAGTATACAGCCGGTCCTCCCGGCGTGTTGCTCCTTCAGAAAGCGATTATTAAGGTCTATTACCGCAATTCCCGGTTACAACGAAGAAGTGTTTTACGGGACTGTGCGGGCCTGTTTGTGCAAACGAAAAGCCTCGCTCAGAGGCTATCTTGTGACCAGTCTCGGCGGAAGTGACGCCCTCCGTGAAAACACCCAAGCAAGTGCCGGATCTGATCATAGGCCGTATAACAATCTGGCCACAAACGTATCCGCCTGTATACGTGTACAGTATGTGTAATAAAATATCACTCATGTGACCGAACCATAGATCGTCTCATAGGATCAGTTAGAATGGCACTGCATTTACGAGCTCTTCACGCAATTCATGATTTTCATTTAGTATGAAAATTCTAACTGATGTTAATCCCTAATCGAAGAGCAAAACGTACACACGCATACGTGCGTGAGcttacacatgcatgtgctgTAAGTGGAAATACCTACATACAGAAACAGGTAGTGGAACAAATAGAGGAGGAGtcgaagacaaagaaacaaGAGGGACACGGCGTTTCGTTAATCTAACGCCCTACCTAATGGCAGTCAGTTCGCTACCTTGTCTAGCCACGATTGTACTAAGACGGAGGGACTAAGCTGCGGAACCCGCGGTATCCCAGCCCTGGAAAAGGATTCTGCCTCTGAAGATGTTTACACTTGGAGGAGCGCTGCTCTACGGTATTTTCCAGGTTCGACTAGTAGAAACCCAGTACGTCTTGCGGTTCATTACATCAGTAgctctcgtttctgtctctgcaaaTGTTCCTGAAGCTTTTTCCCATAGAGCTGACGAACCATCTGTCGGGTTGCTGTAGGGCTGGCGTTTCGTGGGAGCTGCAACGAAAGGTCCCACCCGAGGTCCGAAGCGTCTAAACAAAGATAACAGAAACTCTGACAACACAGGAGCCCTTTGCCTGGactgtcttttctccgcagTGCTACCATTGGCCGTGGACGTTTGCAGCTTTTTTGAATAGGTAAATACATATGGACTGAAAGGTGCCCCAGAAGAGATAGCGTGGGCGTGAAACCGGTCCCCAAACTGAGACGGACTGTGCTGGAGCGAACGGTTTTTCTGTGGTTATGCCTCTCAGGACGAACTCATAAAGAAAGTTACACCTCCAGCGTCATCTGTTTTGTCACGGAATCGCTAATACTGAAAATGCAACACGCCACCCTGAGGAACTTGGTCAGGCAAAGGCACGAAAGACAGTACAGTATAATCCGTGCTTCCCGTTCCTTAGTGAACGCTAAAGCGTTTGAACCCGAAAACGTGATGCACGTGAAGCATACTAAAAGCCGTGTCTCCTACCGGCACCGTTTCGGGACAGGCCACGTCTTGCTGCctgcaaagaaaaaacactAAGCTCTTGCAAAATCAGCAGCTACGTTCTCAGCCCTTGGAACCCCAATGCCAGTCAGGAGCAGTCGCCGCGTGGACAGTCGATGAGCTGACACCGGATCGCAGTTCCCTCCTTTAACTGCAGCTCGTAGTCGAGACACACTGAGGTTAGACATGCTGGATTCTTTTTGCTTTACTGCAGACTCCGTTTCACGTTAGATCGCGTAGATGCGGGTGAACGATATGGGGTGTGTCACATGCACACCACCGCGTGTACGCGTGCATATCCATCTCTCTGTGGAGGCACGCTGATGTCCTGCCACGCCACTGTAAAACAGACCTCAGACTTAATACGCGGGATTTTCTCCGGTAACCACCTCACCAGCTCCTGACTACTTGCAGCGACGCCTCTGAGAGAAACCCCGCGGTCGCCACCGACACCCCCAGCTCGGCATGAGGGACTCCATATGCCTGAAAAGCCTTCTCGCGTCACGAGGTCCGGCTCTCGGTCCACACCCAACAACTGCCATGCGATTCTTTCAACTCGTCCAGCAGCTCCTAGCGTGGCTGTCCCTGCGGTGCGGCCCACAAGGCCGAAGGCTGTCGTCGGTCTTCCCGTCAACCTCGCTTGTATTCCTTCGACACCGCCATCTTCTCCCTGGACACTTGGGCGAATTCCGGCGAAAGCTTGGAACAATTGC
Encoded proteins:
- a CDS encoding Hydroxymethylglutaryl-CoA lyase,related, with the translated sequence MVYRTLAQRLDFCQASNGVRLRHSAPIHVRGSSSSLRERKELHSNAPLVTDQQRHNSRTLRLTLETDGPRDHFVDQKAVRIPTGSSLVTPVHPRKANGLMGQVQNGGQHSSCWFHRSRVLQYARCLSATSSLLRATGPAQTPAAIYGIKQGVAIPQVRIVEVSPRDGLQNEEEILSLDDKIAYINMLETAGLSTIEIASFVNPAKVPQMADAAALTRHFCPRNTHMGSLSPRFQVLVANMRGFEEAAEAGAQEISVFTATTDAFCKANINTTVSESLKKFSVIAREAADRGIKTRGYVSCIFECPYQGTVAPTTVVQVARHLLDMGCYEVSLGDTLGAGTAGQTLRLMEELHRDNFPMEAVAMHLHDTYGQALANILLSVVHGGVRVVDTAVAGLGGCPFASTPLPTSARWPDAGAATAAAAAAAAAKRLMMDAKRARSKDGTGEASRTDDTSNAVARVTGITEDACRLSWSRQAQAIYPRVAPGNVSTEDVVYMLEKSGVKTVPTILEFL
- a CDS encoding cyclic nucleotide-binding domain containing protein encodes the protein MKGSLTFLQLEALREAASKVDDIDGMFQVISNVNLFSKLDEATQKSLCRSLTYEVYAPKQVVFRYGDWGDKYYIVLTGRVSVQAPVTPTSETFQQVAILESGGGFGEMALMENKPRAATVVCLETTGTLVLTREAYQTMAMRKHKEMFEKHVHFLQSLTFLRGCADTDIKALAEKLKEHSYPGPHIILRQGEEASQVILVESGTVLALRSMKVDANLNLVPKKREKRSSRLSLLNAAGKAGANGNGPQEAGTEGMPLPFKVELYESSKRPQASPAGISIDQQDATAGKHVLVEDDVVAKSAETSPSAETGKMGGDGKPKKRSGNKTLVLQVANLNRRSIYGAREILDGEKNAIVAERGNVYGVTLVAFPAAQSLTDEMKRSIDLASGPLPEDSELLHQYLQAVKWDAYKRQLADEVRLRFK